A single genomic interval of Lathyrus oleraceus cultivar Zhongwan6 chromosome 7, CAAS_Psat_ZW6_1.0, whole genome shotgun sequence harbors:
- the LOC127102895 gene encoding uncharacterized protein LOC127102895, translated as MTSKLNCGEPKPTQTTLTLSDHSITYPYKVLDDVILRVDALLFLKDFVILDMLENDETPILIGRLFFEMGRALIDVELREMIWRFNKEKIVFNVFEEMKHHKENHQWYIIHIVEEIVKEVVAQFI; from the coding sequence ATGACGAGTAAGTTGAATTGTGGGGAACCCAAGCCAACTCAGACAACTCTTACATTATCTGATCATTCTATCACATACCCATACAAAgttcttgatgatgtaattttaAGAGTAGATGCTTTGTTGTTTCTAAAAGATTTTGTGATTCTTGATATGCTAGAAAACGATGAAACACCAATACTTATAGGAAGGTTGTTCTTTGAAATGGGCAGAGCTCTCATTGATGTGGAATTGAGAGAGATGATTTGGAGATTCAACAAAGAAAAAATTGTGTTTAATGTGTTTGAAGAAATGAAACATCATAAAGAGAATCATCAGTGGTACATAATTCATATAGTGGAAGAAATTGTTAAAGAGGTAGTTGCTCAATTCATTTAG